The genomic interval ATTTTGTGGTTAAGAACATGTACCCGCCGTCACTCCACCAAGTCTTACGCCAATATCATCCAGAATGCCGTCTAAACATCTGGACTTTTCAAGGTGTAAATCTTGATACGCCTATTCTACCACGAATCCAACGTCCTCGTGCTTACGAGaaccttgatatcctttgTTCGTCGGGGCTGCATACTGTTGCCATGGATTATTTCATGGATGAAGCAGGGAGACCTTGGGTTCATTCCGACGAAATTCTGCCGATCGTATGCATGACTCCGAGTCTTAAGCATCTTAATATACGCGGGAGGAGTTCTCGTTCTGTGACTTTGCTGAAATCGGTAAGCAAAGAATATATTGCCACTGTGAAACCCGGTCTAGCAGCATGCTTGGTATCACTCTCTTTTACGTCGCCGGCTCGCTGTGGACCTTGGGAGAAAACGCTGCTGGAAATGGCAAGTTTTGTTGATCTTTCACGGCTCCGGTCattagatatatctattcaCTCGGATCCAGCATTGTTAATGCGAGCTGCCTCAATTTGACGAGTCTAGAAAGACTGTTTTTGACAATGGCTCCATGGATGGTGCGTACCGCAGGCCAATCtgcagatgacgaagatatGATAGCTGCAGTCCAGGCTTTTAATCCGCTCAAATATTTATGGTTACGTGGTTTGCGAAGAAGCGAGTCACTTCATCGTATTCTTATACAACATGGCGGCTCATTGAGAGGCCTTACGATCGAACCATGGGATACTAACTATCAGAATTCCGGGTTGTCCACTCGATACAAATATCCGCTTCTCAACAGTCACGATGTCACTGAATTGTCAGGGAGTTGCCCAAATCTACAAGAACTTCGCCTCCCAATAAAGCGTCGTGGAGGCCGCCCACGTGAGTGCGACATATACAACGCGATAGGTCAATTCCCCCAGCTCCATACTCTGGTCATAAATCTAGGTTGCTATCACTGGTCAGACTGCCTGAACAGTCAAAATGACTGGGCTGCTTCTTTTAGAGACACGTTAATCAATGCTGCAACTGATGAAGACCTTGCTAGAGGGATCTGGGATCTTATCGTCTCGAAACAATCTACTCAGTCATTGAGGCGTTTACGTCTTGTACCCTTTGGTGCAGCTGTctatgatgaggaggaaagagacgCCATCTGGAAAGTGAGTCGATCGTTTCTCGTCACATGCAAGACCTGTATGGGTCAGCCCCCGGATGTCATGGAGATTGGAACAGAGGTGTGGGACTTCCTGGGACTGCCGAGGGGCGAGATCAAGGGATCAGAGCATTGGTCTAGCCGCCTAAAGAAGGTTATGGATAACTTGTGGCCTCTGGGGGGGGGATGGGAGGTGGAGAGTGAAGAGTTTCCCTTTGCAAGTGGACCATCTCATTGCTCACAATCCTAGCTAGCGATTTGGTTTCCCAACCATTACTCCTTCTCTCGACGGACACAAGTCGCTGTTTCAATGACCTCCACATACCCACCGAGACCATCAACTACCGCCAAAACCCTTCATTTCCTCAATAGTGTGGTAATCGCTTATATCTTGTTGCTGACCGGTCGAGAACGTCCTCGCTGCAGTCCATGATCTGCGAAAGAATACTGCATGCATGTTTCACTAAACCCTTGATTTACCACCCTGGACTGGGGTTGTTTATGCACATCAACGATATCAAGACCGCAGTACTACAGAGTGGGAAGAGTGGAAATCCTACGGGATTTCTACTAGTTAGTCGGAGATACTCAGGAGACGTGATAGATAAGGTGGTCCGTGTATAACAGAACAGAATAGGGGCTAGAGAATCGGAGGCGAATAGGTAGTGTTTCATTAACAGATAGGTTATAAATTCCAGGAGACATTCAGCCAGTCAGCAGTCGAGTCCGTGGTACTTTGTTCTGTGCATAATTTCCTTCACATGGTATGCAATGTATCGCCGTTCTGGTCAGTAAGGGAAGCCTTTCTTGTATTGGGTAGTACCGAGCACATGAAACGATAGGGACACGAGCATCGAGTACAATGATCGTTTACAGATTAGCAGAGAAGAGACGCATTGATGGCATTTGCAGAATATTCCCGAGTGGCTGAAATGGTTTATTCCCACTTTTCGGGCGGTTACCGAGTACAGAGTAGTCTGAGCGCTAAATACCGTTGGGAACACAAGCTTCATAGAATCCTGACAGAGATGCATTGGAGTCAGGGAATGCTCCTGTACTAGTCAGATGTCACTCGGTCTGGACTAAATCAATAGCGGGGGAGGTGTGCTGATGACATCACCTGATCCCTCCCTCTATTCAGAGTTTAAAACCTGCTGAGCGAGAAAGTCGAACATGCCCTtgcgaaaagaaaacgagTCCATGTCCAGCAGATCAGATTGTTCGCAGTTTACCGCCTTCTCAGGCGAAAGACTGGCGGTGAAAAATAGTGGCCAATGATAGGGGCTAGAATGGGGGAGTGCACCCTTCCAGCGGGGCGCGGAAGCGGACATTGGTTGCAGCGGGGGCACATGGTGGGGGAGATCATCAACGGAATGACCCATGTCTGGCTTGCCTTCCCAAGGAAATGACTGGTCCTTCGCTGTCTATAGCCCGTAGTCTAATTCTTGGTTGGGTCTCGATCCcggttttgctttttctttttcatcttctttctcttgtgtTTACTAGTTACCTCCAATATATTGTAAGGAACCCCCTTGCTGGCAATAATTGATGACGATAGTCCGTGTGGTTCATATAAATTACATCCGATGGATGCCTATCATTCCGAGGGGGAACGGTTGCAGTTAGgagaaataattaaaaataaaa from Aspergillus flavus chromosome 7, complete sequence carries:
- a CDS encoding uncharacterized protein (expressed protein) produces the protein MAPWMVRTAGQSADDEDMIAAVQAFNPLKYLWLRGLRRSESLHRILIQHGGSLRGLTIEPWDTNYQNSGLSTRYKYPLLNSHDVTELSGSCPNLQELRLPIKRRGGRPRECDIYNAIGQFPQLHTLVINLGCYHWSDCLNSQNDWAASFRDTLINAATDEDLARGIWDLIVSKQSTQSLRRLRLVPFGAAVYDEEERDAIWKVSRSFLVTCKTCMGQPPDVMEIGTEVWDFLGLPRGEIKGSEHWSSRLKKVMDNLWPLGGGWEVESEEFPFASGPSHCSQS